From Cellulosimicrobium cellulans, the proteins below share one genomic window:
- a CDS encoding peptidoglycan-binding domain-containing protein, with protein MRLAPLVALWAVPVVAVAVAFPLVDAAEERSVAVPAPTVVEVGARSDDGRTAVEVATVRAVAPEVRAPAGGVVTALTEAGPVEAGQALFAVDGVDVLAYRGSPLWRDLRLGDRGTDVRALGDYLVSLGYLDAVGVDDRFGPATREAVRALQERLGVPRDGEFRLSYVVRVDDSVPAVTGPLVGLGDRVEAGDAVLEGSQPVEALTVASIAEGGGLGRLAREPVVLRLGEVEVPMSSASPQGAELDGVVAALEEAAAAGTLERIADESTSTVRYRGAILALQDPAERGAVPSTAVRVDHDGATCVLLSDGSTAAAQPRRLEVAEPGNELATVLVDADLVGSRVLRDATQATGTSGCG; from the coding sequence GTGCGCTTGGCGCCGTTGGTGGCGCTGTGGGCCGTGCCCGTGGTCGCGGTCGCCGTGGCGTTCCCGCTCGTCGACGCCGCGGAGGAGCGGAGCGTCGCGGTGCCGGCGCCGACGGTCGTCGAGGTCGGCGCCCGTTCCGACGACGGACGGACCGCGGTCGAGGTCGCGACGGTGCGCGCCGTGGCTCCCGAGGTCCGCGCTCCCGCGGGGGGAGTCGTCACCGCGCTCACCGAGGCGGGTCCCGTCGAGGCCGGGCAGGCGCTGTTCGCCGTCGACGGCGTCGACGTGCTCGCGTACCGCGGCAGCCCTCTGTGGCGCGACCTGCGCCTGGGTGACCGCGGGACGGACGTGCGCGCGCTCGGGGACTACCTCGTGTCGCTCGGGTACCTGGACGCGGTCGGCGTCGACGACCGCTTCGGCCCGGCGACGCGCGAGGCGGTCCGGGCGCTCCAGGAGCGCCTCGGGGTTCCCCGGGACGGGGAGTTCCGCCTCTCGTACGTCGTGCGGGTCGACGACTCGGTGCCGGCGGTCACCGGTCCGCTCGTCGGCCTGGGGGACCGGGTCGAGGCGGGCGACGCGGTGCTGGAGGGCTCGCAGCCCGTGGAAGCGCTGACCGTGGCCTCGATCGCCGAGGGCGGCGGTCTCGGCCGGCTCGCTCGGGAGCCGGTCGTGCTGCGCCTGGGCGAGGTCGAGGTACCGATGTCGAGCGCGTCGCCCCAGGGCGCCGAGCTGGACGGCGTCGTGGCGGCGCTCGAGGAGGCCGCGGCCGCGGGCACGCTCGAGCGGATCGCCGACGAGTCGACGTCGACGGTGCGCTACCGGGGGGCGATCCTCGCGCTCCAGGACCCGGCGGAGCGCGGCGCCGTCCCCTCGACGGCCGTGCGCGTGGACCACGACGGCGCGACGTGCGTCCTGTTGAGCGACGGCTCCACGGCCGCGGCGCAGCCCCGCCGGCTCGAGGTCGCGGAACCCGGGAACGAGCTCGCCACGGTGCTCGTCGACGCCGACCTCGTCGGCTCCCGCGTGCTGCGCGACGCGACGCAGGCCACCGGTACGTCAGGGTGCGGGTAG
- a CDS encoding enolase C-terminal domain-like protein, translated as MTAAQQPGTDGTGADLPEVGTEVVREVLAPAPWTPEHSGAGDEGLRITAVRTFLTGPQGCPYVVVRVETNQPGLYGLGDGSDPQRPLATRTVVDEYLGPMLVGRDPSDIEDLHRLLLNSGYWRGGSIEHNALAAVDVALWDLKGKVAGLPVHQLLGGKARAYADAYTHVDGADAAEVAEKVLAAVERGYRHVRVQVAVPGRDTYGTAPRDEAEAARRRARTDRWDTLAYLRHVPGILADVRDRVGPDVELLHDAHERMTPAEARQFVRAVEDAHLFFLEDALAPEDAAHFPELRAAGTTPLAVGELYHDPRAYLPLVAGRSIDFARIRIPTLGGLTPTRKLVAVCEMFGVRTAPHGPGDVTPVGMAANMALNISSPAFGVQEAATFRDATLEVFPGAPVPTDGHLLAPEAPGLGVDFDEAAARKYPVGAPLEHDRWALLRATDGSAHRA; from the coding sequence ATGACAGCAGCGCAGCAGCCCGGCACGGACGGCACCGGAGCCGACCTTCCCGAGGTCGGGACCGAGGTCGTCCGCGAGGTCCTGGCCCCCGCGCCGTGGACTCCCGAGCACTCGGGCGCCGGCGACGAGGGCCTGCGGATCACCGCGGTGCGCACGTTCCTCACGGGCCCGCAGGGCTGCCCGTACGTCGTGGTGCGGGTCGAGACCAACCAGCCCGGCCTCTACGGGCTCGGCGACGGCAGCGACCCGCAGCGCCCCCTCGCGACGCGCACCGTGGTCGACGAGTACCTCGGCCCGATGCTCGTGGGTCGCGACCCCTCGGACATCGAGGACCTCCACCGCCTGCTGCTCAACAGCGGCTACTGGCGCGGCGGCTCGATCGAGCACAACGCGCTCGCCGCGGTCGACGTCGCGCTCTGGGACCTCAAGGGCAAGGTCGCCGGGCTCCCCGTCCACCAGCTCCTCGGCGGCAAGGCCCGCGCGTACGCCGACGCGTACACGCACGTCGACGGCGCCGACGCCGCCGAGGTCGCCGAGAAGGTCCTCGCCGCCGTCGAGCGCGGCTACCGGCACGTGCGCGTCCAGGTCGCCGTCCCCGGCCGCGACACCTACGGCACCGCACCCCGCGACGAGGCCGAGGCCGCGCGGCGTCGGGCACGCACCGACCGCTGGGACACGCTCGCCTACCTGCGCCACGTGCCCGGCATCCTCGCCGACGTGCGCGACCGCGTCGGTCCCGACGTCGAGCTGCTCCACGACGCCCACGAGCGCATGACCCCCGCCGAGGCGCGGCAGTTCGTGCGCGCCGTCGAGGACGCCCACCTGTTCTTCCTCGAGGACGCGCTCGCGCCCGAGGACGCCGCCCACTTCCCCGAGCTGCGCGCCGCCGGCACCACGCCCCTCGCCGTCGGCGAGCTCTACCACGACCCCCGCGCCTACCTCCCGCTGGTCGCGGGCCGGTCGATCGACTTCGCGCGCATCCGCATCCCCACGCTCGGCGGGCTCACGCCCACGCGCAAGCTCGTCGCCGTGTGCGAGATGTTCGGGGTGCGCACCGCGCCGCACGGGCCGGGCGACGTCACGCCCGTCGGGATGGCGGCCAACATGGCGCTCAACATCTCCTCCCCCGCGTTCGGCGTCCAGGAGGCGGCGACCTTCCGCGACGCCACGCTCGAGGTATTCCCCGGCGCACCCGTCCCGACCGACGGCCACCTGCTCGCGCCCGAGGCCCCCGGCCTCGGCGTCGACTTCGACGAGGCCGCGGCGCGGAAGTACCCCGTCGGCGCCCCGCTCGAGCACGACCGCTGGGCGCTCCTGCGTGCCACCGACGGCAGCGCCCACCGCGCCTGA